The Pseudonocardia sp. HH130630-07 DNA window ACGATTCGTGGGGAGGAGCTGCCCGGCACCGACGGCGCGGGAGCTCGGGTCTGGTTGGTCGACCCGCTCTGCGGCACGCGGAACTTCGCGTCGGGCAGCGGCGCCTGCTGCACGAACGTCGCCCTCGCCGTCGGCGGAACGCCGGTCGTCGCCGCGGTCGGCGACCTCGGGATGGACGGCGTCTACTGGACCGACGGTCGCGTGGCAGCCATCCGCGACCGGTCCGGGGACCGGCCCATCCGGCCGGGCACCGCGAACCGCATCGTCGAGGTGAACGCGGACGGCGCCGACGACGTGACCGGGCCCGCGCTCGTCGGCAGCCGACGTTTCCGCCGGTGGATGACGCCGCGGGTGAGCGCGACGACCCTCTCCCTCGCGTGGGTCGCCGCCGGGTCGCGGATCGCCTACGTCAGCGACGGCGATCTGCGCCGCAACCTGCACTTCGCCGCCGGGATCGCCCTGTGTCTGGGAGCCGGTTGCCTGGTGACGGACCTCCGGGGCGGGAACGTGGACTCCGGGGCCGGGCTGCTCGTGTCCGCCGGACCGGAGGTGCACGCCGACCTGGTGGATCACGTAGCAGCGGTCCGATCGGTGCTCCCGTGAACGGACGCCGGACTCGTCACCCACCACGACCGTGGATCCACCGCACCGCCTGCACTCCCGCACGGGACAACCGGTAGTCGCGCGGTGTTCTCCGGAACCAGCCGCGGCGACGGTGCTCCACTAGACGTGTCTCGACCCATCCGTGGTGTTCGAGGCGACGCAGTACCCGGGTGACCGCGACCGGAGAGAGGCCGGTCGCCCGGGCGAGATCCGCTATTCCGCTCCAGGACGGTGCGCTCGCGAGCGTCACGGCGAGCCGCCGCTCCGCACGGACCGCGGTCCCGCACGCCCGCCGCGTGCACACCACCGGTGCCGGAGAGGGCACGGACAGCTCCATCCGCGTCCCGCAGACGTGGCAGGTCCCCCGAATCTTCATGACGTCTGAATTCACCTCTCGATCACCATGTCTGCGCGCATTGCGTCCTTCGGACGAAGGAGACCGCGCATCACCGGCCACGCCCAGGAACCGAAACCCCCATCACCCGAACCGAAACCCCCACCGGGCTCCGGAACGCCGCTATGCTTCGATCCGACCACCGACGTCCTTCGCACGGGAGTCACCACCCGATGGCCCGCCCCAGGAATCCCCGTACGGCACCGAATCTGGCGGACCATCGGCGCGCTCTGGGAATGACCCAGGAACAGGTCAGCGAGCGACTCGGCATCTCCGTCGAGATGATCCGGCGACACGAACGCGGTGATTCGCGGCCCGGCGAGCGATTCCGGCGCGGGTACGTTCGGCTCTACCGGGCGACCGAACGCGATCTGGGGCTCACCGCGCCGGGCGGCGGCTCGGCTGCCACGCAGGATCCGCCCGTCCTGAGCATGCCGGTGGCGGTCCGGGCGGGTGACCGGCTCGGGCCGGACGATCTCCCCGGGCTCCACCGCCACATGCGGCAGCTCGTCGTCCTCGACAACCAGTTCGGCGGGAACGAGCTCGTCCGGGTCGCCGGGCGGTTCCTCCGCTCGCTGACCCGCCAGGTGGGTGCCGGCCTGTTCGAGCCGACGATCCGCACCGATCTGTACGCCGCCATCGGCGAGCTCGCGGAGATCACGGGCTGGCTCGCCTTCGACGCCGGCCGTCACGATCTGGTGCGGCGGATGAATCAGGAATCGCTGTACTACAGCCGGCTGGCCGGTGATACGTCGGTCGAGCTACTCACCGTGCAGAACGCCGGCATGCACGCGGGCCACCTCGGCCGCGCGTACGAGGCGCTGCAGCTCGCCGAGTCCGCCCTGTCCGGCCCGTACCGTCTCTCGCCCCGGCTGCGGGCCCTGTTCCTCGTCCGCAGGTCCCGTGCACTGGCTCAGGGTGGCGACCGGGCCGCGTTACGAACCCTCGACGAGGCGATGTCGCTCTACGACGATGGCGTGAGTGCGTCCGATCCACAGTGGGTGTGGTGGATCGACCAGCGCGAACTGTGGTGGCACGAGGCGATGTGCCGGTCCGACCTCGGTGACACGTCCGGCGCGCTCGACGCGTTCGCACGATCCGCGGACGCGGTGTCCGCCGGGGAGACCCGCAGTAGGTTCACCCACTGGGCATACCTGGCGCGGGCGCAGGTCAAGGCCCGGTCGTGGGCCGACGCACGGGTCACACTGGATGTTCTCCAGCCCCTCGCGCTCCACGTCGCGTCGGATCGCACCGCGGCGGTCATCAGGGCCGCGACCGCCGAGCTGCGGGAGCTCGGAGCGACCGCACCGGCGGACGTCGTGTCGCAGGCGATCCGCCTGGACACCACGGTGGCGGAGGAACTCGGAGCAGGATGACAGCCGGACCGAGCCCTCCGTGCACCGGTTCGGAGAACGATCCGGGCGACCCGTCGGAACCTGGGAGGACGTATGCCCGACCTGCTGGTCGATGTGGACGGCACGCGGCTCGATGTCCGTGTCGCCGGGGCGGGGGCACCCGCCGTGGTGTGCATGTCGGCGCTCGGCGGAGCCCACGACTACTGGCGCGACGTCGCCCGGATGCTGAGCGAGGAGACGACCGTCGTCACCTACGCCCGGCCGGGCCTCGGCGACAGCGACCGCCTACCCGCGGCGGAGACCGCCCTTCCCCGCGACGGCGGCTGGCTGGCCGCCCAGCTGCGGTCGCTCCTCCGGCGTGCCGGGATCGTCGCACCGTACGTCCTGACCAGCGGTTCGATCGGCGGCTTCATCATCGATCAGTTCGCCGCCAGATGGCCCGACGAGGTCGCGGGGCTCGTACTCAACGACCCGACCGGTCCTCGCCCGTTCGTCGGTCTGGCGGACCCGGACCGTCCGTACGCGACCAATGACGGTGATCTCGCCGATGCCGACGAGGGTGGCGTGACCTTCTCGGGCGATCTGCTGCGGACCTTCCTCTCGGTGCCCGCACCCGCCAACCGCGACGGCAGGTACGTGGTGCTGTCGTCCGCCGTGGGCCGATGGCTCCGCTCCGAGCCGGCCGACTGGCACCGGCCCCTGACCCTCGCCGAGGTCGACGCCCAGTGGGTGGAGATGCAGGTCGAGTGGACCCGGCGTCTCTCGGCACTGCATGTCGTCGCCGACACCGCCGGGCACCACATCTATCGCGACGCGCCGGCGCTGACCGCGTTCGTCGTCCGTGAGGTCGTGGATGCGGCCAGGCGGCGGCGGCCGGTCCGGATCGACCGTGACGCGCTCGCGGCGGTCGCCGGTCACCTGGCCGGACCGGATCCCGGCCGACGCCGAACGAGCTGAGCGGTGCCGGGTCCGGAACACCACCTCGATCAGCACTCGCCGAGAACCGTCCGTCGCCATTGCGCTGTCCGGGGGCGGGTGAAGGCGTACGGCGAGTCGGCCGGTGTGCACAACGACGCGCGGCTCCCCGCAGAACTGCGTACAGGAGGCGTCGGTGGCGGGTGACCCGTCCGTTCGATCAGCGTCGCTCGATCGCGCCGGAACAGGATCTCCTGGTCGGTTCGACGGAGCACTCCTTCCGGGCGCACCCCGTAGTGGGCGACGTGTGCGCCCTCCTCCCTGAGCGCGCCGCAGTAGGGCCCGAACCAGCGGAGCAGTCCGTCGAGCGACGCGCAGCCGCACGCGACCGGACTGTGCAGGGCCGGGATGCCGGTGAGCAGGAAGGCGTCGGCGGTCGGTGGATCCGGCCGGGTCACGTGGTGCTCGGCCGTCATGAACCGGACGATGTGCTCGGCCCGTTCGGTGAGAACCGACGACACGTACGGACCGACCCAGTCGCGGTGCCCGGCGGGCTGCTGGAACTCCAGCCGCCAGACCGACGAGAGACCGGTCGCGTCGTCCACACACCAATGATGGCGGTGCCTCGCCGAGCGTCGCATCAACTCCGGTCGAGCAGCTCCGCGAATCCGTGCTCGACCCGCGGCCGGTGACCATCATGTCGGCGGCCTCGAAGCAGCCTCACGGCTGGCCCGCTGGATGAACCTGAGCCTCGACCGCTCGTCCGGCGACACCGGCGCCCTGGAGAACGAGTCGCTACCCGAGCTCGTAGTTACGGAATTCTCGAGGGACAGACATGGGTCAAAGACTGACGAAAATCGTCGACCCCAGAATGAGAGCTCCTCCGATTGGACTCGAACCAATAACCGCCCGATTAACAGTCGGGTGCTCTGCCATTGAGCTACGGAGGACCGTTCTTCGCTCCCGGAGCCCTGCTCCGGCAACGGGTGAAACTCTACAACACCCCCCGCAACCGTCTCACGACCCCCCGCTCCCACCACGTCCACGCAGGTCGGGCAGGGTCCGGGTACCAGCAGGAGGCACCGGAGCACCCGGGTACCGTCGCCGTGGGAGGTGAGGGAATGGTCAGGTTCCTCGTGGGGGTCGCCGTCGGATACGTCCTCGGCACCAGGGCCGGGCACGAGCGCTACGAGCAGCTCGTGCGCGTCTACCACCGGACCGTGGACCATCCCGCGGTGCAGGGCGCGGCGGGCATCGCCCAGGCCGGCGTGGAGAGCGTGATCGGCCGGGTCCGCGGCGAGCGCGACGGACGCCCCTAGGACACCGGGGTCGTCCCGCGGCGTACCGCGGGACGACCCGTCCGGCGCTGGAGGGCCTAGGGCGTGTCTCCCAATGCGCGGAGCCAGGTGACGATCGCCTTCAGGACGGCGCCGCCGCGGAAGGTCAGGGCGAGCTTGTCGTAACGGGTGGCCAGCCCGCGCCACTGCTTGACGTGGCAGAACCCGCACTCGACGACGTTGCGGTTTCGGTAGTCGACCGGATCGAATGCGGGCGGTCGGCCACCGCGTGAGCCCCGTCGTTTGCGGTGTCCCTGCTGGTCAGAGGGCTCCGGAATGACAGCGATGATCCGGCGCTCGCGCAGGTGCCGGCGGATCGCGCGTGAGGAGTAGGCCTTGTCCGCGCGCACGCGTTCAGGCCGGGTCCGGGGTCGTCCCGGGCCCGGTCGGGCGATGCTCAGGCGCGCCATCAGGTGCGGAAACATTGGCGAGTCGCCGCCCTGGCCGGGGCCGAGGAGGACCACCAGCGGGCGGCCGTGCCCGTCAACGAGCTGGTGGATCTTCGTCGACAGCCCTCCGCGGGACCGTCCCAGCGCGTGATCTGCTGGTTCGGCGAGCAGATTCGTGTAGTTCGATCCGGCCCCCTATGTCGCGCTTGAGGGTCGCGGCGTGCTGGTGGGCACGGATGATCGTGGAGTCCACGCTGACCGCCCACCCGAGCACCTCGGCGGCGTCGGCCTCGACCAGAAGAGCAGCCAGGATGTGGTCCCAGGTGCCGTCGCCGCTGTAGCGGCGGTGCCGCTTCCACAACGTCTGCCACGGCCCGAACTCGGCTGGGACGTCGCGCCAGGGAAGCCCGCACCGATACCGGTAGATGATCCCCTCGATCACCCGGCGGTCATCGCGGAACGGGCGCCCGCGACGACCCTCGGAGGAGGGCAACAGCGGCGCCAGACGGGCCCACTGGGCATCAGTCAGGACAGCGGTACGCGGCACCGATCAAGCATCGCGCACCCCGGTCCGCCTATCTGGGAGACACGCCCTAGTCCTCCAGCAGGTCCTCGATCCCGAACGGGATGTGCCGGACCCGGACGCCGGTGGCGTTGTGGACCGCGTTGGCGATCGCGGCCGCCATCCCGACCATGCCGATCTCGCCGATGCCGCGCGCCCCGACCGGGTTGTGCAGGGTGTCGGGGTACTGCACGAACTCGACGTCCACCTCGCCGATGTCGGCGTTCACCGGGATCAGGTACCCGGCGAGGTCACCGTTGGCCGGCCGGCCGTCCGCCTCGATCTCCAGACCCTCGTGCAGCGCGGCCGAGACGCCCCAGATCATGCCGCCGATCATCTGGCTGCGGGCCGGCTGCGGGTTGATGATCCGGCCCGCGTCGTACACGCCGAGCATCCGCGACACCCGGATCTCCCGGGTCCGGCGGTGCACCCGCACCTCGCAGAACTGGGCGCCGAACGAGCTGAACGAGTGCTTGGTCATCTCCTCCCCCGGCGCTGCCGAACCGGTGACGGCCAGCGAGGAGCGCCCGACCGCCTTCAGCACCTCGCCGAAGGTCAGGCTCCGGCCGCCGTCGACCTGCACCCGGCCGTCGGCGTAGGTCGGCTCCGTGCCCTCCAGCGGGCCGCCGGGTCCCGAGGCCAGGGCGATCAGCTCGTCGATCGCCTGCGGGGCCGCGACCATGATCGCCGAGGCGACGCTGGCCGTGGCGGTCGAGCCACCGGACATGCCACCGGCCGGCAGCGCCGAGTCACCGAGACGGGGGGTGACCCGCTCGGCGTCGATGTCCAGGGACTCCGCCCCGAACAGCGACAGGATCGTCAGCAGACCGGTACCGGGGTCCGCGCCGCTGGTCGCGACCTCGGCCGTGTCGTCGTCGTTCAGGGTGATCCGGACCGAGGCGGGGAACCGCAGGGCCGGGAACATCGCGACGGCGGTGCCGAGCCCGACCTGCCAGTCCCCGTCGGTCCGACCGCCCGGAGTGCGCGCCGACCAGCCGAACCGGGCCGCGCCGACGGTGAAGCACTCGTCCAGGTGCTTGCTCGACCACTGCAGGTCCTTGCCGGGCGGCGCGACCGAGTTGTTGCGCCGGCGCAGCTCGATCGGGTCCATGTCCAGCGCGACGGCGAGCTCGTCGATCGCACTCTCCAGCGCGAACGACCCCGGTGCCTCACCCGGGGCCCGCATGAACGTCGTCGACGGGATGTTCAGCGGGACCATCTTCTGGCTGATGGCCAGGTTCGGGGTGGCGTACCACTCTCGCGACGTCCCGTGCGACGTCGGCTCGATGAACGTCCGGTCCATCGGCGTGCTGGACCACGAGTCGTGGCGCAGCGCGACGAGGGTGCCGTCCTTCTCCGCGCCGATCGTCAGCCGCTGCACGGTCCCCGGCCGGTTGGCCGTCGCGGTGAAGACCTGCTCCCGGGTCAGCGCGGCCTTGACCGGCCGGCCCAGTGCGCGGGCCGCCGCGGCGGCCAGGAACGCCGGCACCGCGGTGTGCCCCTTGCCCCCGAACGCGCCCCCGACGAACGGGTTGACCGCGTGCACGGCCGCGGGCTCCACACCCAGCGCCGTGGCGAGCGACCCGGCCTGCAGGTCGGAGCCCTGGGTGCCGCTGTACACCGTGAACCGGCCGTCCTCCCAGGTCGCCACGGCGGAGTGCGGCTCCATGGCGGCGTGGTTCTGGGTGGCGGTGACGTACGTGGCGTCGACGACGACCGGGCTGTCGGCCAGCGCGTCGTCGATCGACTCGACGCCGTCGGCGAGCACGGCGAGCTCGGGCGGCTCACCGGACATGCTCGGCGGGGCGTCCTCGGCGTCGGCGAGGTGCTCGGTCAGCGAGGTCCGCGCCGGCCGCGTCCGGTACTCGGTCCGGACCAGCATCGCCGCGTCCCTGGCCTGCTCGAACGTCTCGGCGACGACGAAACCGATCGGCTGCCCGTGGTAGGCGACCTCGGTGTTCTGCAGCGGGACCCAGGTCTTCCCCATCACCGGGGACTCGGGCGTGGTCAGCTCCAGCGGCGCGAACGGCGTGTAGACGGCCACGACGCCCGGGGCGTCCCGGGCCGCGTCGACGTCCATCGCGGTGATCTCGCCGTTCGCGATCGTGCTGACCACGACGTAGCCGTAGACCATGCCGGGCGCGGTGCGGTCGAGCCCGTACCGCGCGCCGCCGGTCACCTTCAACGGCGCATCCAGACGGCCGGTCATGTGCGGTCCTCCTCCGTCGCCTCGAGCAGGGCGCGGACGACCGTCCGGCGCACCAGGGACATCTTGTACGCGTTCTGGGCCAGCGGCCGGGCACCGTCGGCGGCCGACGCGGCCGCGGCCTCGAAGGCCTCCTCGGTGAGCGGCGCACCGCGCAGCGCCTCGGCGACGGCGGGCAGCGCCCACGGCACCGTCCCGACGCCGCCGACCGCCACCCGGGCGTCGGCGATGCGGCCGTCGCGGACGTCGAGGACGACCGCCGCGGAGCACAGCGCGAACTCGTAGGACGCGCGGTCGCGCACCTTCACGTAGGTGGAACGGACCGAGTCCGGCACCGGCGGGAGCACGATCTCGCTGATCAGCTCGCCGGGCCGCAGGTCGTGCTCGACCTCCGGGGTGTCCCCCGGGGTCCGGTAGAAGTCGGTCAGGGCGAGCGTGCGCCCGCCGTCGGCGTGCACGAGTTCCACCCGCGCGTCGAGC harbors:
- a CDS encoding xanthine dehydrogenase family protein molybdopterin-binding subunit, with protein sequence MTGRLDAPLKVTGGARYGLDRTAPGMVYGYVVVSTIANGEITAMDVDAARDAPGVVAVYTPFAPLELTTPESPVMGKTWVPLQNTEVAYHGQPIGFVVAETFEQARDAAMLVRTEYRTRPARTSLTEHLADAEDAPPSMSGEPPELAVLADGVESIDDALADSPVVVDATYVTATQNHAAMEPHSAVATWEDGRFTVYSGTQGSDLQAGSLATALGVEPAAVHAVNPFVGGAFGGKGHTAVPAFLAAAAARALGRPVKAALTREQVFTATANRPGTVQRLTIGAEKDGTLVALRHDSWSSTPMDRTFIEPTSHGTSREWYATPNLAISQKMVPLNIPSTTFMRAPGEAPGSFALESAIDELAVALDMDPIELRRRNNSVAPPGKDLQWSSKHLDECFTVGAARFGWSARTPGGRTDGDWQVGLGTAVAMFPALRFPASVRITLNDDDTAEVATSGADPGTGLLTILSLFGAESLDIDAERVTPRLGDSALPAGGMSGGSTATASVASAIMVAAPQAIDELIALASGPGGPLEGTEPTYADGRVQVDGGRSLTFGEVLKAVGRSSLAVTGSAAPGEEMTKHSFSSFGAQFCEVRVHRRTREIRVSRMLGVYDAGRIINPQPARSQMIGGMIWGVSAALHEGLEIEADGRPANGDLAGYLIPVNADIGEVDVEFVQYPDTLHNPVGARGIGEIGMVGMAAAIANAVHNATGVRVRHIPFGIEDLLED
- a CDS encoding helix-turn-helix domain-containing protein yields the protein MKIRGTCHVCGTRMELSVPSPAPVVCTRRACGTAVRAERRLAVTLASAPSWSGIADLARATGLSPVAVTRVLRRLEHHGWVETRLVEHRRRGWFRRTPRDYRLSRAGVQAVRWIHGRGG
- a CDS encoding inositol monophosphatase family protein; its protein translation is MRQNLTEDVELAIAAARAGMAALARSGRGGFDRTPKSGDDFSTPADVAAERAVRATIAQRCPGDTIRGEELPGTDGAGARVWLVDPLCGTRNFASGSGACCTNVALAVGGTPVVAAVGDLGMDGVYWTDGRVAAIRDRSGDRPIRPGTANRIVEVNADGADDVTGPALVGSRRFRRWMTPRVSATTLSLAWVAAGSRIAYVSDGDLRRNLHFAAGIALCLGAGCLVTDLRGGNVDSGAGLLVSAGPEVHADLVDHVAAVRSVLP
- a CDS encoding helix-turn-helix domain-containing protein, producing MTQEQVSERLGISVEMIRRHERGDSRPGERFRRGYVRLYRATERDLGLTAPGGGSAATQDPPVLSMPVAVRAGDRLGPDDLPGLHRHMRQLVVLDNQFGGNELVRVAGRFLRSLTRQVGAGLFEPTIRTDLYAAIGELAEITGWLAFDAGRHDLVRRMNQESLYYSRLAGDTSVELLTVQNAGMHAGHLGRAYEALQLAESALSGPYRLSPRLRALFLVRRSRALAQGGDRAALRTLDEAMSLYDDGVSASDPQWVWWIDQRELWWHEAMCRSDLGDTSGALDAFARSADAVSAGETRSRFTHWAYLARAQVKARSWADARVTLDVLQPLALHVASDRTAAVIRAATAELRELGATAPADVVSQAIRLDTTVAEELGAG
- a CDS encoding alpha/beta fold hydrolase, coding for MPDLLVDVDGTRLDVRVAGAGAPAVVCMSALGGAHDYWRDVARMLSEETTVVTYARPGLGDSDRLPAAETALPRDGGWLAAQLRSLLRRAGIVAPYVLTSGSIGGFIIDQFAARWPDEVAGLVLNDPTGPRPFVGLADPDRPYATNDGDLADADEGGVTFSGDLLRTFLSVPAPANRDGRYVVLSSAVGRWLRSEPADWHRPLTLAEVDAQWVEMQVEWTRRLSALHVVADTAGHHIYRDAPALTAFVVREVVDAARRRRPVRIDRDALAAVAGHLAGPDPGRRRTS